A region from the Vicia villosa cultivar HV-30 ecotype Madison, WI linkage group LG3, Vvil1.0, whole genome shotgun sequence genome encodes:
- the LOC131661308 gene encoding uncharacterized protein LOC131661308, translated as MPRSSKHKSSKHSSREYSDSERDSGVKDRKSKDERESSAKVVKDSSSVEKRRLDSKEVHGNGEFSDEYGSSSKRRRESGGDRWNGGDEGSKKSKAIGDSKSGKRRDGSVGGHGEGEEVKRSSGKHKDSSSAGRKENLEKDRKFKEGRMEESVDEPEQRVSKQVLENNDSKKTDELRSPEQDVQLERRLRKKRDGYGDGDKHQDEVGDGYDRHLSSRDDTAKDGKKRDDRRNEEKYRDKYREEKDKENKHRHDKQRDERPAKDHTTIRADEKHSREEKNNVESRPKRTKHPESDRDHYRDRDGERDRDFEYVRDRERRHERDHDYDYDRDHDYDRDRDRDWDWDRERDFDRERDRDRDRHRDRDGSHGDDRSGRGKDGGTKKRTLDDRDDYNDSKARAVKSYYPDTEKRSLTSSRAESDIDRGRSLPRQAHADSTGTSSKHRSSPASNAHIGKDEYRNANADDTKYRDSTIEPRTKSSRDGYSGISDRGPKYKQMEKPIKTDDYPAGDLATERSSSAKASPMGLMERSPPSTSIERRYMNKSVVKRNLEIDESGRRSSTDARDVSSDDRLGRELTLEKSLLDEPSQADTNFYGRNQNNLPVIPPPHGFRAALDRPYMSSLEDDGRDNSNTRYRRSNEPAFGRVHGGNSWRAAPNWSSHVPNGFVPFPPGPGHGGFQTMIPQFSSQPLFGVRAPLDVNHAGIPYHIADADRFPGHLRPLGWPNMMDGTGPAHLHGWDNNNNGISRDDPHMYGGSDWDRSRHPTNSHGWESGSENWKEQNSDSKKDLPSPACKDESVPALVDNGMPHQTTRASQDEHKHDESHEKSPETKLSSVSSPSKVPLNSLTTADFEKVPDTVTPEDNSSLFTRFYLSKLDISEDLVLPKLYDQCVCALNVGKKASNDVVSSTELTMKNGSRAQQKYAATFARHSPFPVVDNSIYQRAMDLYKKHRVKLPSKGDVDIFAASKANQVMDESVPISSLENRQVSVSASDAIKDAPTPVLPPREVETLSPAKEQLEEINQTCSPMEQDGDCTHTLKIDMSSPSSGPENQEAAVAALPKEEDKVTLDQLSSGDAEDNHSIEAKSEAPLAPSLHEECESMNIEATSTGFSQYPDEKLGFGDTKGNPLVFEDGSPKACDALMLGSNESESLIISRIHDSPESTH; from the exons ATGCCGCGAAGTTCGAAGCATAAATCTAGTAAGCATAGTTCGAGGGAGTACTCTGACTCTGAGAGAGATTCTGGTGTTAAAGATCGGAAGAGTAAGGATGAGAGGGAGAGTTCTGCTAAGGTGGTGAAGGATTCGAGTTCGGTTGAGAAGAGGAGATTGGATTCGAAGGAGGTGCACGGGAACGGTGAGTTTTCTGATGAATATGGTTCGTCATCGAAGCGGCGGAGGGAGAGTGGAGGAGATAGGTGGAATGGTGGTGATGAAGGGTCGAAGAAATCGAAGGCCATTGGGGATTCCAAGAGCGGTAAGAGGAGGGATGGGAGTGTGGGAGGTCATGGTGAAGGAGAGGAGGTGAAGAGGAGCAGTGGGAAGCATAAGGATTCTTCGTCAGCTGGTCGGAAGGAGAACTTGGAGAAGGATAGGAAGTTTAAAGAAGGTAGAATGGAGGAATCTGTTGATGAACCAGAGCAGCGTGTATCCAAGCAAGTGCTTGAGAATAATG ATTCCAAAAAAACAGACGAGTTGCGAAGCCCTGAACAAGATGTCCAGCTTGAGAGGCGATTGAGGAAGAAAAGAGATGGCTATGGTGATGGGGATAAGCATCAAGATGAGGTCGGAGATGGTTATGACAGGCATTTGTCTTCTAGAGATGACACTGCCAAGGATGGAAAAAAAAGGGATGATAGGCGAAACGAAGAAAAATATAGAGACAAATATAGGGAGGAAAAGGACAAGGAGAACAAACATCGGCATGACAAGCAACGTGACGAGCGTCCAGCAAAAGACCATACTACCATTAGGGCTGATGAGAAACACTCAAGGGAAGAAAAGAATAATGTAGAATCACGACCAAAGAGAACCAAGCATCCAGAGAGCGATAGGGACCATTATCGTGATCGAGATGGAGAACGAGACCGTGATTTTGAATATGTTCGTGATCGTGAGCGCCGCCATGAGCGTGATCATGATTATGATTATGACAGGGATCATGATTATGACAGAGATAGAGATAGAGATTGGGACTGGGACCGTGAACGGGATTTTGACCGTGAACGAGACAGGGACCGTGATCGTCATCGCGACCGCGATGGTTCACATGGGGATGATAGAAGTGGAAGAGGCAAAGATGGCGGGACAAAGAAAAGAACGTTAGATGATCGTGATGATTATAATGATTCTAAAGCTAGAGCAGTTAAAAGCTACTATCCTGACACAGAGAAGAGGAGTTTGACCAGCAGTAGGGCTGAATCTGATATTGACAGGGGAAGGTCTCTACCCCGACAAGCTCATGCAGATTCAACTGGAACTAGCAGTAAACACAGATCTTCTCCTGCATCCAATGCACATATTGGAAAAGATGAATATAg AAATGCAAATGCTGATGATACGAAGTATAGAGACTCAACTATAGAACCGAGAACCAAATCCTCAAGAGATGGTTACTCCGGGATTTCAGATAGAGGCCCTAAATACAAACAAATGGAGAAACCCATTAAAACAGATGATTATCCTGCTGGAGACCTGGCAACTGAAAGGTCTTCCAGTGCCAAGGCTTCGCCAATGGGCTTGATGGAAAGATCTCCTCCCTCAACAAGCATTGAACGCAGATATATGAATAAAAGTGTTGTTAAACGGAATCTTGAAATTGATGAAAGTGGAAGAAGGAGCAGTACCGATGCAAGAGATGTCTCTTCCGATGATAGACTTGGCCGTGAGTTGACTCTAGAGAAATCACTATTGGACGAGCCCTCTCAAGCAGACACTAATTTTTATGGTAGGAATCAGAACAATTTGCCAGTAATTCCTCCCCCACATGGTTTCAGAGCTGCACTAGACAGACCCTATATGAGTTCTTTAGAGGATGATGGTAGAGATAACTCTAATACACGATACAGGAGAAGTAATGAACCTGCCTTTGGAAGAGTGCATGGGGGCAATTCTTGGAGGGCAGCTCCAAACTGGAGTTCACATGTACCAAATGGATTTGTTCCCTTCCCACCTGGGCCGGGTCATGGAGGTTTTCAAACAATGATTCCACAGTTTTCATCTCAACCTCTCTTTGGCGTTAGGGCTCCATTGGATGTTAACCATGCTGGTATTCCCTACCATATTGCTGATGCTGACAGGTTTCCAGGTCACTTGCGCCCACTTGGGTGGCCAAATATGATGGATGGTACAGGTCCTGCTCATCTGCATGGATGGGATAACAACAATAATGGGATTTCAAGAGATGATCCTCATATGTATGGTGGTTCTGATTGGGACAGAAGCAGGCACCCAACAAATAGCCATGGATGGGAGTCTGGTTCAGAGAATTGGAAAGAACAGAATAGCGATTCAAAGAAAGACTTGCCTTCACCAGCCTGCAAAGATGAATCAGTTCCTGCTCTTGTTGACAATGGCATGCCTCACCAGACCACTCGGGCATCTCAGGACGAACACAAACATGATGAATCTCATGAAAAATCTCCTGAAACAAAGTTGTCCAGTGTCAGTTCTCCAAGTAAAGTACCTTTGAACTCCTTGACCACAGCTGATTTTGAAAAGGTGCCTGATACTGTGACACCTGAAGACAATTCTTCTCTTTTTACCCGTTTCTACCTTTCCAAACTTGACATTTCAGAAGACTTAGTACTGCCAAAGTTGTATGACCAGTGTGTATGTGCTCTGAATGTTGGCAAGAAAGCGTCCAATGATGTTGTTTCTAGTACTGAACTAACCATGAAG AATGGTTCAAGGGCACAACAGAAATACGCTGCCACTTTTGCCAGACATTCACCCTTTCCAGTAGTTGATAATTCTATCTACCAG AGAGCCATGGATCTATACAAGAAGCATCGGGTGAAACTACCTAGTAAGGGGGATGTAGATATATTTGCGGCATCCAAGGCCAACCAGGTAATGGACGAGTCAGTTCCTATTTCCAGTTTGGAGAATAGGCAAGTTTCTGTCTCAGCTTCTGATGCAATAAAAGATGCGCCAACACCTGTATTACCACCAAGGGAAGTCGAAACTCTATCTCCTGCAAAGGAGCAGTTGGAAGAGATCAATCAAACTTGCAGTCCAATGGAGCAAGATGGTGATTGTACCCATACTTTGAAGATAGACATGTCTAGTCCATCATCTGGGCCCGAGAACCAAGAGGCAGCTGTAGCAGCTTTGCCAAAGGAAGAGGATAAAGTCACACTTGATCAGCTGAGTTCAGGGGATGCTGAGGACAATCACTCCATTGAAGCAAAAAGTGAAGCACCGTTGGCCCCGAGTTTGCATGAAGAATGTGAGAGTATGAATATTGAAGCCACAAGTACTGGTTTTTCCCAATATCCGGATGAAAAACTGGGTTTTGGTGATACAAAGGGTAATCCCTTAGTTTTTGAGGATGGGTCTCCCAAAGCTTGTGATGCTTTGATGCTTGGTTCAAATGAGTCTGAGTCACTAATAATTAGCCGGATACATGATTCTCCTGAAAGTACACATTGA